The following is a genomic window from Candidatus Palauibacter scopulicola.
GCGCGACTGGACGTTCGAGCGCGACGGGAAGCGGTGGGGGTTTTCCGAGCAGGGGATCCACCTGGGCGACGTCACCATCCCCATCCCGATCGGGTTCGCTCCCACGGGGCCCCAGAGGCGGGCGTACGAACAGGCGATCCGCGACCTGACGGCCATCCAGATCCAGAACCTCCGGGACGACGTGGAGGCCGCCGCGGCGGAGGCGCGGGCCCGCATGCGCGAGCGCTCCGAGGAGGAGGTCCGCCGTCGGCGCGGCGACACCCTGCGCGTCCGCGGACCCCCGTGACCTGGACGCGCCGCGCGGTCGCCGTGCCCTGCGGTTCCGAACCCGCGGCGGCTCCGTTAGACTGAGCCGCAGCCCGGACGCCGGGGGGCCTCCCCGTCGCACCGACGTTTCTCCCGATACCGAAACCGTCAGTCAGGAGCCGCCCCTTGGGTGACGCTCAACCATCCACCGAGCTTTCCTCCCGTTACGATCCCGCGGGGCTCGAACAGCCGATGTACGAGCGCTGGGTCGACGCGGGCCTGTTTCACGTTCCGGCCGACGGCGTCGAGCGGCCCTGGGTGATCGTGATCCCCCCTCCCAATGTCACTGCCGCGCTGCACATGGGTCACGGGCTCAACAACACCCTGCAGGACGTCCTGATCCGTCGGCGGCGGATGCAGGGGTACGACGCCCTGTGGGTGCCGGGCACGGATCACGCCGGGATCGCGACGCAGAACGTCGTCGAGCGGCGGTTGCGCGGCGATGGGCTCACCCGCTTCGATCTCGGACGAGAGGATTTCGTCGAGCGCGTCTGGGAGTGGGTCGACGAGTACGGGGGACGGATCATCGACCAACTGCGCACCATCGGGTGTTCCTGCGACTGGGAGCGTACGCGCTTCACGCTCGACGAGGGGCTCTCCAACGCGGTGCGCGAGGTCTTCGTCCGGCTCTACGAGAAAGACCTCATTTACCGCGGTCGCTACATCATCAACTGGTGTCCCCGCTGCCGCACCGCGCTCTCGAACGAGGAGGCAGAGCATCGCGACCTGGATGGCAAGCTCTACCGACTGAGGTATCCTCTGGTGGACGGCGGCCACGTGGAGGTCGCGACGACGCGGCCGGAGACGATGCTCGGCGACACGGGGCTCGCGGTGTCTCCGGAGGACGCGCGATACGCGGACCTCGTCGGCCGGGAGGCCGAACTGCCTCTGGTCGAGCGGCGTCTCCCGATTGTGGCCGACGAACACGTGGACCCGGAATTCGGGTCGGGGGTGGTGAAGGTCACGCCCGCGCACGATCCGAACGACTTCGACATCGGGCAGCGGCACGGACTCGAAGCGCTCGACGTGATGACGGACCGGGGAGCGATGAACGACGCCGTCCCGGAGGCCTATCGCGGCCTCGACCGCTTCGAGGCGCGCCGCCGCGTCGTGGCGGACCTCGAGGCGGGTGGCTGGCTCGTCGGCGTGGAGGACCATGTCCACGCCGTCGGTCGGTGCTACCGCTGCGACACGGTCGTCGAGCCGCGCCTGAGCCTTCAGTGGTTCGTTCGCATGAAGCCGCTCGCGGAGCCGGGGCTGGCGGCCTACGAGAACGGGGAGCTTCGCTTCCACCCCGCGCGATTCGGTCGCGTGTACCGCAACTGGATGGAGAACATCCGCGACTGGTGCATCAGCCGGCAGCTGTGGTGGGGACACCGGATCCCCGTCTGGTATTGCGACGTCCCGGACTGCGACGAACTCGTCGTCTCCACCGAGGACCCGGACGACTGCCCCGCGTGCGGGGGCGAGCTGCGCCAGGACGAGGATGTGCTGGATACCTGGTTCAGTTCGTGGCTCTGGCCTTTCTCGACCCTGGGCTGGCCGGACCGCACCGAGGACCTCCGGTCGTTCTATCCCACGGCGACGCTCGTCACGGCGCCCGAGATCCTCTTCTTCTGGGTGGCCCGCATGATCATGGCGGGTTTCGAGTTCATGGGAGAGCTGCCGTTCACCGATGTCCTGCTGAACGGGACGGTCCGGGACCACCTCGGACGGCGCATGTCGAAGTCTCTCGGGAACGGCATCGACCCGCTGGAAGTTGTTGAACTGTATGGCGCTGACGCCATGCGCTTCACGCTTGTTCGAGGGTCTCCGCTCGGAACGGACATCCAGTTGGACTACGAGAACCTGGAAGCCGCGTTCCGTCCGGGGCGCAACTTCGCGAACAAGATCTGGAACGCGGCGCGGTTCGCGTTGCCGCACGCGCGTTGGGGCGACTCGGCGGACGGGCCGGCACCGACGGCGCTCGCGGACCGGTGGATCCGCAGCCGCCTCGCGGGGGTAGCGGACGAGATGGATGCCGCCTACGAGGGGTATCGTCTCCACGAGGCGGCGGAGGCCGGCCACTCATTCGTGTGGGGAGATTTCTGCGACTGGTACCTGGAGCTGGCGAAGCACCGGCTGACCGGGGACGGCGACTCGGCTCGGGAGGTCGGGCAGACCCTCACGCTCGTGATGCGCGGCTGGCTGTCGCTCCTCCATCCGATCGTGCCCTTCGTCACGGAGGCGATCGCGGCAAGGCTGCCCGACGCTGACGCCGCCGGGTCGCTCGTCACCGGGCCGTGGCCGGACTGCCCCGACGACTGGATCGATCCCGATGCGGAAGCGGGAATCGAGGCTCTCCGGGAGTTCGTGGGGGCCGTCCGAACGCTGCGCGGGGAGTACGGCGTGGCGCCGGGAACCCGTGTGCGGGTTCGGGTGACGGGTGCTTCGCCGGCCCTGCTGTCGGCTCTGGCCGAGGAGGAGGGCAGCGTTGCGCGCCTGGCGGCGCTGTCCGGGATCGAGCGGGTCGCGGAGGGCGCGGGTGCGGCGTCCGCGGATGGCGCCGGGGCGCACGCGGTGCTCCGCTCGGGCGGAGAACTCTTCATCCCGCTCGAAGGGGTCATCGACCTTGAAGCCGAACGCGGGCGCATCCGCACGGAGCTGGAACGCACGGCCGGCCTGCTCGCGGGGAGCCGCGGCAAGCTCGAGAACCCCGGGTTCCTCGGGAATGCGCCCGAAGAGGTCATCGCGCGGGAGCGTGAGAAAGTGACATCGCTGGGAGAACAGCGGACGCGCCTCGAGGAGAAACTCCGATCGCTGCGGGCGGGCGTCTGACGCGCGCCGGGCCCGGAACCGCCGGGCGGGGGCCGGGCGCACGCGAGCGGCTCGTCGCCCTCTTCGCCGACGGTCGGTTCGTCTCGGCGGCGACGGCTTTGCTGATCATGCTGGGATGCGCGAGGGAGATGCCTCCGCCGGGCGCACGGCCCGACGAAGTTCCTCCCTTCATCGTCCGCATCAGCCCGGCGCCGGACTCGACGGTCGTCGACTTCGATGGGGCGCTCGAAATCCGTTTCAGCGAACCCGTGCGGATACCGAACGGTCTCGCCAGGGAGATGTTCGTCACCCCGATGGAGACGTACGAGGCGCAGACGGGATTCTCCGATCTGCGGCTCCGACCTGAGGACGGGTGGCGGGACAGTGTCGCCTACTGCTTCACGATTCCGACGGATGGGATCAACGACCTCCTGCGAAACGAGATGGAAGAACCGGTCGAATTCTGCTTCTTCACGGGAGCGGATATCCCGCACACTTCGGTGGAGGGAGAGGTGATCGACGCGCTGACGGGGCAGCCGCTGGAGGGGGCGCGGGTCATCTTCTGGGCGGGTCCCGATTCCATCCCTTACGGCGCGATCTCGGACAGCACCGGAAGGTTCGCGGCGCGCGGATTGCCGCCGGGCGAATACGAAGCCTTCGGGTTCGTGGACCGCAATCGCAACCTGATCCCCGATCGTGTGCTCGAGTCCTACGACAGCACGTCGGTGACGGCATCGCCCGAGGCGCCGACGGAGTTGAGGTTCGTCGTCGTGGCGCCGGATACGACGCCGCCTCTCCTGGCTCGCGCGCTCGTCGTCGGAAGCGAGACCGTGCAGCTCGAATTCGATGACTATCTCCTTAATCCTCAACCGGAGGCGCCCGGTATCGCGATTCGCGACTCGGCGACGAACGCGACGCTGGAGATCATCGCCACCCTCATCGGCTCGGCCGACGAGGTGACGTTCCTGTCCGACTCCGCGGCGTTGGCGGACTCCGTCGCGGCGGCGGACTCCGCGGCCGTAGCCGACTCGGCGGCGGTCGGTGACTCCGCGGCGGCTGAAGCGCCGAGCCCGGATTCCGCCGGCGCCGCGGCTTCGGACTCGGTCGCGGAAGAGGATCCCGTGCTTCCGTCGAGGTTCATCACCGTGCGGCTCGGCGCGGCCCTTGACTCCGGGACATACCGGGTTTCGGTCACGGGCGTGGTGAACGTGCGCCGTCTCACGGGGGGCGGCGACACGTCGTTCGTGGCCGAGCCGGAGCCCCCCTCCGACGACTCGGCGGCGGTCGCCGACTCGGTCGCCGCGGCGGACTCGGCGGCGGTGGCGGACTCGACGGCTGCCGAGGGCGACTCCGTCACGGTGCAGCAGGATCCGGTGCCGCCGGCGCCCGACAGTCTCGACATCCCGGGAGTCCCATCGGACACGACCGGGGCGCCACCGGACACGGTCGAAGTGCCGCCGGACACGGTCGGAGTGCCACCGGACACGGTCGGAGTGCCACCGGACACGGTCGGAGTGCCGCCGGACACGGTCGGAGTGCCACCGGACACGGTCGGAGTGCCGCCGGACACCGTCGCAGCGCCGCCGGACACGGCCCGTAGGCGCGCATGACGGACCCGCGCCGCCGGCTCCCGTCCATGGACGCGCTCCTCAACGAGTCCGAGGTCGGCGCCTGGATCGACCGCTACGGCCGCGAAACGGTGAAGGACTCGCTCCGCCGGGCCCTGGACCGCACCCGCGCGGAACCCGGTCCGGAGGGGTCGGGGCCGGGCGATCTCCTTCGGGCGGCGGAACGCGATCTGAAGGCGCGATCCCGGCCCTCGCTGCGGCGGGCGCTCAACGGAACCGGCGTCGTGCTCCACACCAACCTCGGCCGCGCGCCGCTCGCCGACGAGGCGGGCCGCGCCCAGGCGGAGGCCGCCGGCTACGGGAACGTGGAACTCTCCCTCGCGACCGGCCGGCGCGGCTCCAGGTACGATCACTGCGGCGAAGTCGTCTGCGAGCTGACGGGTGCGGGCGCGGCGATCATCGCGAACAACAACGCGGCCGCCGTGGCGCTGGTCGTGAACGAACTGGCGCGGGGCCGCGAGGTGCTCGTGTCGCGCGGGGAACTGGTCGAAATCGGAGGTACGTTCAGGATCCCCGATGTGGTGGAGCGGAGCGGCGGCCGGTTGAGGGAGGTCGGCACGACGAACCGGACGAGCGTGTCCGATTACGCGGCAGCCATCGACGAATCGACCGGGCTCATCCTGCGGGTCCACCCCTCGAACTACCGGGTCGAAGGCTTCGCGGCCCGCCCCCCCCTGACGGCGTTGGTGTCCCTCGCGCGGGAGCGCGGCATCCCTCTGGCGCACGATCTCGGGTCCGGGTTGCTCGATGCGGATCTCCTGCCGGGATTTCCGGAGGGACCCACCGCCCGGGGATCGCTGGCCGCGGGCGTCGACCTCGCGACCTGGAGCGGCGACAAGCTCCTCGGGGGCCCGCAGGCCGGGATCATCGCGGGGGACGCGGCGTTGATCGGGCGATTGCGCCGGAATCCGCTGCTGCGGGCGTTCAGGGTGGACAAGACCACGCTCGCCGCCCTCGATGCCACACTGATGCTGTACCGAGATCCGGATCTCGCCGTCCGGCGCGTGCCGGCGCTGCGGATGCTGCGCGAGCCGGTGGAGGCGGTCGAAGCCCGCGCGGCAGCCGCGCGCCCCGAGCCTCCCCCGCGAACCGGCGCGCGCGTGGACGTGGTGCGGACCGAGGCGATGGTCGGAGGGGGCGCCTTTCCGGGGTTCGCGATTCCTTCGGCGGGCTGGGCCGTGACCGGGGTCGATATCGAGCGGCTCGCGGCGGAGTGCCGCGCCGGCCCGGTCCCGCTCATCGGCCGCATCGAGCGTGCGGCGTTCATCGTCGATGTGCGGGCCCTGCCCGGCGAGGAAGCGGGCCGGGCCGCGGAAGCCCTCGCCTCGGCGCTCGACCGGCTCGCCGATGCCTGACTCTGTGCGGATCGCGGTCCTCGCGTCGGGAGGCGGTTCCAACTTCCAGGCGCTCGTCGACCGCTTCCGCCGCGCGGACGTTCGCTACCGCGAGGTCGTCGGTGTGATCGCCAGCCGCGAGCGAGCGGGCGTCCTGGAGCGGGCGCGCCGGGCAGGGGTGGCCGCGGCCATCGCGCCGCCCGCAGCGACGCGTGCGGAGATGGCGACGTTCCTCCGCCGCGCGCTGGACGGGTGGAGAAGCGACATCGTGGTCCTCGCCGGCTACATGAAGCTCGTGCCCGAGACCGTCGTGCGGGCGTACTGGGGGCGGATTCTGAACATCCATCCCGCGCTGCTGCCCTCGTTCGGAGGCCGGGGGATGTACGGCGCGCGCGTGCACCAGGCGGTCATCGAGGCCGGTGCCCGCGTCACCGGAGCGACCGTCCACTTCGTCGACGAGGCGTACGACCGGGGGCCCATCCTGTGCCAGTGGCCCGTACCCGTGCTGGCGGGCGATACTCCGGAATCCGTCGCGGCCCGCGTGCTAAAGGTCGAGCACCGGATCCTGCCCGCGGCCGTCGAAGCGCTGGCGTCGGGGGCGGTGCGGCTGGACGCGGACCGTCGGGTCCACTGGGTTCGCGAATGGTTCGAGACAGACACGTTCACCAACCGGGAAGGATGAGTGGGGATGCCGACTGCGCTCGTGAGCGTTTCGGACAAGACGGGAATCGAGGAATTCTGCGCGGGTCTGATCGCGCGGGGCTGGGAGATCGCGTCCACGGGGGGGACGATGCGGGCGCTGCGCGCGGCGGGGCTGGAGGTCCGCAGCGTGAGCGATCTGACCGGCCATCCGGAGATGCTCGGCGGCCGGGTGAAGACGCTGCATCCGAGGGTGCACGGGGGGATCCTGGCGCGGCGCGAAGTGCCGGACGACCTGGATCAACTCGCCGCGCACGGGATGGCTCCCATCGATCTCGTGGCCGTGAATCTGTACCCCTTCCGCGAGACCGTGGCCGGCGGCGATGTCACGCTCCGGGAAGCGCTGGAGCAGATCGACATCGGCGGCCCGACGATGCTCCGGGCATCGGCGAAGAACCATCCATCCGTCTGGTCGGTCTGCGACCCGGCCGACTACGGGCGCGTGCTCGAGGCCATCGATGCCGGGGACGTGCCGGAGGCGGCGGAACTGAGGCGGGAGTTGGCGGCCAGGGTGTTCGGTCACACCGCGGCGTATGACGCGGCGATCACCCGCTACCTGACGCAGGCGGACGTAAAGGGGGATTCGCCCGACCTTCCGGCGGGGGAGACCGTCGTCCCGCTCGTATCTGTGCAGGCGCTCCGGTACGGCGAGAACCCCGACCAGCAGGCCGCCTTCTTCCGCGACGGGTCCGGCGCGCCGCGGGGGATTCCCGCGCTCGCGCAACTCCACGGCCGGGAACTCTCGTTCAACAACATTCTCGATGTGGACGGAGCCCTCACGGCCATCGCGCCCTTCGTGTCCGGGGAACGCGCCGCCTGCGCGATCCTCAAGCACTCGACGCCGTGCGGCCTCGCCGTCGGCGCATCCCCGCTGGAGGCCTACGAGAAGGCGCTCGCCTGCGATCCCGTCTCGGCGTTCGGATCCGTCATCGCCTTCACGGACTCGCTCACGGAGGCCGTCGCGGAAGCCCTGTCGCGGAACTTCGTGGAGTGCGTCGTGGCGCCGGGATACTCGGAGGACGCGCTCGATCTCCTGCGGGCGAAAAAGAACATCCGGATTCTGAAGCCGGAGGCGGGCGCGGCGCTGGACGCGAGCGGCCATCTGCGGGACGGGATCGAAGTGCGCGGCGTGCGCGGCGGGGTGCTGATGCAGGCGGCCCCGCGCCCGGCACGCGAGGTGGATCGGGAGGCGCACGTCCCGACGGCTCGGGCCCCGAGCGAGGCGGAGTGGGACGATCTCTCGTTCGCCTGGTCCGCGGTGCAGAGTGTGAAGTCGAACGCGATCCTGCTCGCGCGTGATGGGGCGACGATCGGAATCGGCGCGGGACAGATGAGCCGCGTCGACTCGGTGGAGATCTCGATCCGCAAGGCCCGGGCGCAGGGGTTCGACGTGGCCGGCGCCGTCCTCGGGTCGGACGCCTTCTTCCCCTTCCGCGACGGCATCGACGCGGCGGCGGCCGCCGGGGTCACGGCCATCGCGCAGCCGGGCGGGTCGAAGCGCGATGCGGAGGTCATCGAGGCCGCGAACGAGCACGGCATGGCGATGGTCTTCACCGGCCGGCGGCTCTTCCGGCACTAGTTCCGGCCATCCGCGGCACGCCGGGCAAGGCCCTGCGTCGTGTGAAGGGTTGCGAAACACGCGGCGCCGGAGCGGTTATACTGGGGCAGGTGACGCCGCAGGCGAAGCGGCCGGCGACCGGCGAGGGCCGGGGGCCGAACGGCAAGGGAGACTCCCATGGCGAACATTCATATTCCGCCCGGCTGGCGGCTCAGGGAGAGCGAAGCGACGCCGGAGTCGGTGTACCTCGACCGGCGGCAGTTCGTGGCCCGCATGGGCGGGGGAGCGGTCATTGCCGCCGCCTCGCTCGCATGCCGGCCGGGACGGGCGGCGGAAGCCCAGCAGCGCGGTCCCCTCGACAACATCCCGGACACCCCGACCGCGGATCTCTATCCCGCGGCCGTGAACGATCCGCGCTTCACGCCGGGCGACCGCCACAAGGAGGTTTCGCCCGAGGAGATCGTGGCCACGTACAACAACTTCTACGAGTTCGGCACGGACAAGGACGGGGTGTGGCGCAACGTCGGCCCGTTCGAGGCCCGGCCGTGGGAACTGGAGGTCACGGGCCTCGTCGAGAACCCCGGCGTCTACGATCTCGTAGAGCTGGAACGCGCCTTCCCGCTCGAGGAACGGATCTACCGGCACCGCTGCGTGGAGCGGTGGTCCGTCGTCGTGCCCTGGATCGGCTTCCCGCTCGCCAAACTCCTGGAACGGGTGCGGCCGCTCAACAGCGCGCGCTACGTCGCCTTCGTCACGTTCAACCGTCCCGAGCAGGCGTACGGGATGAAGTCGATGACCTGGTGGCCGTGGCCGTACCATGAAGGGCTTCGCATGGACGAAGCCATGAACGAACTGGCGTTCGTGGTGACGGGCATGTACGGACATCCACTCCAGAAGCAGAACGGGGCGCCGGTCCGGATCCACCTTCCGTGGAAGTACGGTTACAAGAGCCCGAAGAGCATCGTCGGCATCGAGATCACCGACAGACAGCCGGCTACGTTCTGGAATACGTCGACACCCGCCGAGTACGGCTTCTATTCCAACGTGGACCCGGATCTGCCTCACCCCCGCTGGTCCCAGGCGCAGGAGGAGATCGTCGGCACGGGACAACGGGTGCCGACGCTCCCGTTCAACGGATACGGCGAGTGGGTAGGGGAACTCTACGGCGGTCGCGTGACGCCGGTCGGAGACGTGCCGCACGCCCGCTGAGGTTCCGGCGGGCGGCGCTCCCCCGCCCGCCGTCCCCGGCTCCTTGACCCGCCTCCCGTCCGCGGCTACAGTCCCGCGGGCTTCGTGGAAGCGGAGCTTGCCCTGAATTCGAGACTTTCCCCGAACGCATATAGATACGCCCTTGAGACGACGCGCGATCGCAGCGCTCGTGCTTTTTCTGGGGGTCCTGATCAGCCAGGGTTGCGGCGGTGAGTACCCGCAATCCGCACTGCACCCCAGTTCAGACTCCGCCGAGATCCTCGACCGGCTGTTCGACCAGATCTTCTGGTGGGCGGTCGGCGTGTTCGTAGTGGTCGGGGGCATTCTCACTTACGTGGTCGTCCGATTCCGGGAGCGGCCGGGTGATGCGCGGCCGAAACAGGTCCACGGTCACCTCCTCCTCGAAGTGGCCTGGACGCTCGCTCCGGCGCTCATCCTCGTGGCGATCGCGATTCCGACCATCCGCGCCATCTTCATCATCGACCGCTCGACGCCGGATCCGGAGGCGCTCGTCGTCGAGGTCATCGGCAAGCAGTGGTGGTGGGAATTCCGTTATCCGGAACTCGGGATCGTGACCGCGAACGAGGCGCACGTCCCGCTGGGCCGCACCGTCGACCTGAGGCTCCGCTCCGCCGACGTCATGCATTCGTTCTGGATTCCGCGCCTGGCCGGAAAACGGGACCTCGTGCCGGGGATCGAGAACCAGCTCTGGTTCCGGCCGGATTCGGTCGGCGTATTCCACGGGCAGTGCGCGGAGTTCTGCGGCACGGCGCACGCGCTCATGGGAATGCGCCTGATCGTCGACGAACCCGACGACTTCGAGCGCTGGGCCAGGGCGAACGCGGCGCCCGCGTCGACACCCGCGGACGCGGAGGCGCGGGCGGGGCAGGGCGTGTTCATGGCGAACGCGTGCGTGAGCTGTCACACGGTGAGGGGGACGCAGGCGACGGGACCGTTCGGACCCGATCTCACGCACTTCGGGAGCCGGCTCACGATCGCCTCGGGCGTACTGGAGAACACCGCCGCGAACCTGGCGCGCTGGCTTGACTCCACCCAGCACGTGAAGCCCGGCAACCTGATGCCCGAGGTGGAACTGAGCGACGCGCAGGTTCGGCAGCTCGTCGCCTACCTCGGCTCGCTCCGCTAGCCCCATGGCCATGACTGACGGGTATTCCACGGGGATCCGGAGCTGGCTGTCGACGGTCGATCACAAGCGGATCGCGATCATGTACTTCGTGGTCGGGTTCGTCTTCCTCCTCATCGCGGGCGTCGAGGGACAGCTCATCCGGCTCCAGCTCGCCGCCCCCGAGCGCAGCTTCCTCGATCCGGACCTCTACAACCAGCTGTTCACGATGCACGGCACGACGATGGTGTTCTTCGCCGGCATGCCGCTCGTCGTCGCCTTCTTCAACTTCGTCGTGCCGCTGCAGATCGGGGCGCGCGACGTCGCCTTCCCGCGCCTGAACGCGTTCTCCTTCTGGGTCTTCCTCTTCGGCGGCCTCTTCCTGTACGCGAGCGTTCCCCTCCGGGTGATGCCCGACGGGGGCTGGTTCGCGTACATGCCGCTGACGAACGCGGAGTATTCGCCCGGCCCGGGCCTCGACTTCTACGTCCTCGCGCTCCTGATCTCCGGCGTGGGGTCGATCGCGGGCGGATTGAACTTCCTCGTCACGATCCTCAACATGAGGGCGCCGGGGATGACGTTCATGCGGATGCCGCTCTTCACCTGGATGGCGCTCATCGTCTCCGCGCTCATCCTGCTCGCCTTCCCGCCCTTCACGGTCGGCCTGATCTTCATGCTCTTCGACCGCCGCTTCGGAACGCACTTTTTCGACGCGGCGGCGGGCGCGGACCCCGTCCTCTGGCAGCACCTGTTCTGGGTCTTCGGCCACCCCGAGGTCTACATCCTCATCCTGCCGGCCTTCGGCATCGTTTCCGACGTGATCCCGACGTTCTCGCGGAAGATCCTGTTCGGGTATCCGGTCGTCGTCTTCTCGGGCGTCCTCATCGCCTTCCTCGGCTTCGGCGTCTGGGTGCACCACATGTTCTCGGTCGGGCTCGGGCCGGTGGTGAATGCCGTCTTCGGTGGGGCGACGATGCTCATCGCGATCCCCACCGGGATCAAGATCTTCAACTGGATCGCGACGATGTGGGGGGGTCGCTTACGCTTCCGGACGGCGATGCTGTTCGCGGTCGGATTGGTGGCGACGTTCACGATCGGCGGCCTGAGCGGCGTCATGCACAGCTCGCCGCCGGCGGACCTGCAGCAAACGGACACGTACTTCGTGGTGGCGCACTTCCACTACGTGCTCATCGGCGGGACCGTCTTCGGCCTCTTCTGCGGCTTCTACCACTGGTTCCCGAAGGCGACGGGGCGGATGCTGCACGAGGGCCTGGGGAAGGCCCACTTCTGGCTCAGCTTCATCGCGCTGAACGTGACCTTCTTCCCCATGCACTTCTCCGGGCTCCTGGGAATGCCGCGGCGTACGTACACGTACGCGGAAGGGCTCGGTCTGGATGTGTTCAACCTGATCTCGACCATCGGGGCCTTCATCTTCACGCTCTCCTTCGTGCCGCTGGTGTGGAATCTGTGGCGCACGTGGCGGCGCGGGGAGGCGGCCGGACACAATCCGTGGGACGCGTCGACGCTCGAGTGGACGATGGCCTCGCCGCCGCCGCACTACAACTTCGCCGAAATCCCGGTCGTCGACCGGCGGGACCCGCTCTGGCATCCCTACATCGAGCCGGAGTCGCGCGCGGAGGGGGAGGAGCCCGGGGGCGCCGTGCCGCGGCGGCAGCCGGAGGAGCCGCCGGAGCCCGTGGTCATGCCGAACCCGTCGTACTGGCCGCTCGTGCTCGCCGTGGGGATGCTCCTCATGACGGTCGGCGGGCTCGGGTCGCTGGGGCTGACGCTCTTCGGCCTGCTCGTGACGGCGGTGGGGCTCTTCGCGTGGGCTTTCGAGCCTCCGTTCGGCGAGGAGGCGCACTGATGGAGGGGCCGACCTCGACGGGCATCCCGAACCGCAAGCTCGCGATGTGGACCTTCATCGGGTCGGAGTGCATGCTGTTCGGCACCCTGATCGCCACGTACATGATCTACCGCGGCCGCAACCTCGTGCCGCCCTATCCGCACGACCTCCTGAACATCCCGTTCATCACCGTCACGACCTTCGTGCTCCTGATGAGCAGCCTCATGATGGTGCTCGCGCTCGCCGCGGTGCAGAAGAACGATCTGCGGGCGACGAAGCTGTGGCTCGGCATGACGGCGCTGTTCGGCCTCATCTTCCTCGGCGGCCAGTACTACGAGTTCAGCCACTTCGTCCACGAGGGGCTGCCGCTGTCGAGGAACCTGTTCTCGTC
Proteins encoded in this region:
- the msrP gene encoding protein-methionine-sulfoxide reductase catalytic subunit MsrP — encoded protein: MANIHIPPGWRLRESEATPESVYLDRRQFVARMGGGAVIAAASLACRPGRAAEAQQRGPLDNIPDTPTADLYPAAVNDPRFTPGDRHKEVSPEEIVATYNNFYEFGTDKDGVWRNVGPFEARPWELEVTGLVENPGVYDLVELERAFPLEERIYRHRCVERWSVVVPWIGFPLAKLLERVRPLNSARYVAFVTFNRPEQAYGMKSMTWWPWPYHEGLRMDEAMNELAFVVTGMYGHPLQKQNGAPVRIHLPWKYGYKSPKSIVGIEITDRQPATFWNTSTPAEYGFYSNVDPDLPHPRWSQAQEEIVGTGQRVPTLPFNGYGEWVGELYGGRVTPVGDVPHAR
- the coxB gene encoding cytochrome c oxidase subunit II codes for the protein MRRRAIAALVLFLGVLISQGCGGEYPQSALHPSSDSAEILDRLFDQIFWWAVGVFVVVGGILTYVVVRFRERPGDARPKQVHGHLLLEVAWTLAPALILVAIAIPTIRAIFIIDRSTPDPEALVVEVIGKQWWWEFRYPELGIVTANEAHVPLGRTVDLRLRSADVMHSFWIPRLAGKRDLVPGIENQLWFRPDSVGVFHGQCAEFCGTAHALMGMRLIVDEPDDFERWARANAAPASTPADAEARAGQGVFMANACVSCHTVRGTQATGPFGPDLTHFGSRLTIASGVLENTAANLARWLDSTQHVKPGNLMPEVELSDAQVRQLVAYLGSLR
- the ctaD gene encoding cytochrome c oxidase subunit I → MAMTDGYSTGIRSWLSTVDHKRIAIMYFVVGFVFLLIAGVEGQLIRLQLAAPERSFLDPDLYNQLFTMHGTTMVFFAGMPLVVAFFNFVVPLQIGARDVAFPRLNAFSFWVFLFGGLFLYASVPLRVMPDGGWFAYMPLTNAEYSPGPGLDFYVLALLISGVGSIAGGLNFLVTILNMRAPGMTFMRMPLFTWMALIVSALILLAFPPFTVGLIFMLFDRRFGTHFFDAAAGADPVLWQHLFWVFGHPEVYILILPAFGIVSDVIPTFSRKILFGYPVVVFSGVLIAFLGFGVWVHHMFSVGLGPVVNAVFGGATMLIAIPTGIKIFNWIATMWGGRLRFRTAMLFAVGLVATFTIGGLSGVMHSSPPADLQQTDTYFVVAHFHYVLIGGTVFGLFCGFYHWFPKATGRMLHEGLGKAHFWLSFIALNVTFFPMHFSGLLGMPRRTYTYAEGLGLDVFNLISTIGAFIFTLSFVPLVWNLWRTWRRGEAAGHNPWDASTLEWTMASPPPHYNFAEIPVVDRRDPLWHPYIEPESRAEGEEPGGAVPRRQPEEPPEPVVMPNPSYWPLVLAVGMLLMTVGGLGSLGLTLFGLLVTAVGLFAWAFEPPFGEEAH
- a CDS encoding cytochrome c oxidase subunit 3 → MEGPTSTGIPNRKLAMWTFIGSECMLFGTLIATYMIYRGRNLVPPYPHDLLNIPFITVTTFVLLMSSLMMVLALAAVQKNDLRATKLWLGMTALFGLIFLGGQYYEFSHFVHEGLPLSRNLFSSTFFVLTGTHGAHVAGGVIWLSTLLVRTAQGKLDARHAETVEIAGLYWHFVDVVWIILFTLIYLLV